A window from Hemicordylus capensis ecotype Gifberg chromosome 2, rHemCap1.1.pri, whole genome shotgun sequence encodes these proteins:
- the LRTM1 gene encoding leucine-rich repeat and transmembrane domain-containing protein 1: protein MKGTLALISSVFLLIEVVSGCPLRCLCHHYSKTVDCRNQGLVEVPSQLSVQTQILLLSNNRIQKIGQRAFADALALKILDLSNNSISSLSPSPFQGLRHLQILNLTKNFIEYIDNKTFSSLPHLKELDLSSNSIVNLPGTLGNNTGNITLLSLKHNKLQKVDRLLLELLPNLKVVLFKGNSWQCTCQVFGLKLWLESFLYRGGISDAVICSTPENRKGKDLLKIPYEMYGICPPTASEVHRASALHHNSESTGSQKHAHHNGDSSHSHCEPKPKPRPVNLRHAIATVVITGVVCGIVCLMMLAAAVYGCAYAAITAKYHREHLAPGKEKGNLEGKEPFESLLA, encoded by the exons ATGAAAG GAACATTGGCTTTGATTTCAAGTGTGTTCTTATTAATAGAAGTGGTGAGTGGCTGCCCCCTCCGATGTCTCTGTCATCATTATTCAAAAACAGTGGACTGCCGGAACCAAGGGCTTGTTGAAGTTCCTTCACAGTTATCTGTGCAAACTCAGATCTTACTTTTGTCAAATAATCGCATTCAGAAAATTGGTCAAAGAGCTTTTGCTGATGCACTTGCCCTCAAAATTTTGGACTTATCAAATAATTCGATCTCAAGTCTATCTCCTAGCCCTTTTCAAGGACTGCGACATCTACAGATCCTTAACTTAACTAAGAACTTCATTGAATACATAGACAACAAGACGTTTAGCTCTCTTCCACACCTAAAAGAACTGGATTTATCATCCAACAGTATAGTAAATCTGCCTGGAACTTTAGGAAATAACACAGGGAACATAACTTTATTGTCTCTGAAACATAATAAGCTTCAGAAAGTAGACAGACTTCTCTTGGAATTACTCCCAAATCTGAAAGTCGTTCTTTTCAAGGGTAACTCCTGGCAATGCACCTGTCAAGTCTTTGGCCTTAAATTGTGGCTGGAAAGCTTTTTGTATCGAG gaggcattAGTGACGCTGTAATCTGCTCAACACCTGAAAATCGGAAGGGAAAAGACCTCCTCAAAATTCCTTATGAGATGTATGGGATTTGTCCTCCTACAGCTTCTGAAGTCCACCGGGCCAGTGCTCTTCACCATAATTCAGAGTCAACAGGTTCTCAGAAGCATGCCCATCATAACGGAGACAGCAGCCACTCACACTGTGAACCTAAACCAAAGCCACGGCCTGTTAACTTGCGTCATGCAATTGCCACTGTAGTAATCACTGGAGTGGTCTGTGGGATTGTGTGTCTCATGATGTTGGCAGCTGCTGTATATGGTTGTGCCTATGCTGCAATTACAGCAAAATACCACCGGGAACACTTGGCCCCTGGCAAGGAAAAAGGGAATCTTGAGGGGAAAGAGCCATTTGAGAGTTTGTTGGCTTGA